CGCTAAGTAGCTCATCGTCGATATCTATATCTTGAATTTCGCTATTACCATTGATTTTTACAGATATCATGCCGCCACCTGCTTTTGCTTCGTAGATTTTGTTTGCTACTTCGCTTTCATAAGCTTCTACCTTTTCTTTAACAGAGCTTATCATTTCGCTCATTTTACTAAGATCCATATTCTCAAACATTTTGAAAATTCCTTAAAAATTTTAGAGTTTAACGGCGCAATTCTAGCTAAAAGTTTATGAATTTAATTTGAATTTAATCTTTTTTCATCTTTTTTGTAAGAAAATATACACAAAATAGCACAAAAAAGCTAATTGCTAGCATTATGCCTGAGTAGATATGAGCGGTTGTAAAATCAAGCATTTCAGTAGCTTCGTAAATAGCAATGCTAGCTACTTTTGTCTCTCTGCTTAAAGACCCACCTATGATAAGCACTACGCCAAACTCACCTAAAGTATGTGCAAAGCTTATTATAATAGCATTTAATAGACTTGGCTTGATATTTGGCAAAGCGATTTTTAGCATGGTGGTGATGCGTCCTTTGCCAAGAGTGTAGCTAGCTTCGATGATGTTTTTTGGCAAAGAGTTAAAAGCCCCTAAAAGCGGCGCAAACATAAAAGGTAGCGAGTAAATACAGCTAGCTATAACAAGACCAGTGAAATTAAAAACTAACCTAATGCCAAAGTGCTCTTCAAAAAAAGAGCCTATGGCTGAATAAGGCGAGAGAAAAACTAAAATATAAAAGCCAAGCACCGATGGCGGCAGCACGAGAGGTAGTGAAATAATAGCTTCTATAATGCTTTTTCCTTTAAAGCTAACGCGGCTTAGAAAATACGCTAGTGGCACGCAAAAAACCAGTAAAATCACCGTGCTAATAAAAGCTAGTTTAAATGAGAGATAAAAAGGGCTAAAATCCATCTTGCCTAAACCTTTGTCTACACCTTGCTTGCTTGGCTTAGATTTATGATTATTTCATCATTTTTAGCAAAGCTATTTGCGTTTTTTAGATTTATTTTTTGGCTTAGTTCGCCTATTAAAACCAAGGCTTCATCCGGGCTTAAAATATCTAGAATTCTAGCCAAAATTCCAGTATCTGAGCTGAAAAAATCAGCCTTTGAGCGTATTTTTTGTGTTTTGCCGTTTTTTACTTCGATTATGAGCGCACAAAGCTTGTAAATCTCGGCTTTATCGTGGCTGATTAGCAAAATTGTGCTTTTTAGGCTCTCATGCGCTTTTAGCAAATACTCGCTAAGCTGGGTTTTACTAATGCTATCAAGCGCAGAAAAGGGCTCGTCTAAAAGCAGCAGTTCAGGCTCTCTCATAAGAGCGCGAGAGAGTGCCACACGCTGTTTTTCTCCACCTGAGAGAGTTGATATTTTAGCATGTTTTTTACTATAAATTCCGCACAAATCTAGCAAAAAATCAGCCCTATCTTTGTCTTTTTTTGCAAAGAGCAAATTGCCTAAAACATCGTAGTTTTCAAACAAAGCGTAGTCTTGGAACAAAAAGCCTACATTTCGCTCTTGTGGGGGCAAATAACACTGCTTATCAAAGTAAATTTTTGCGCCTTTTTTACAATATCCACTAGCTCTCTCAAGCCCAGCGATAATGCGCAAAATGCTAGTTTTGCCAGCCCCACTAGCTCCATAAAGAGCGCAAATCTGTCCTTTTGGGACGATGAAATCAGCATTTAAGCTAAAATCTTTGCTAAAAGTTTTTTGGCAGTTAAGCTCTAACATTTTGCGTCTTTTTTCTTTATGCAAAATCTAGAATTCCTAGGAATTCTAGATTTCATAACCATATTTTTTAAATATTTCTTTGGCTTTATCGCTTAAAATAAAATCATAAAATTTCTTTGCTAGTTTGGGATTTGGGCTATTTTTTAGCTTAATCATGCCTTGAGAAATCGGCTCATAAAGACTGCTATCAACGGGTTTGTAGGCGTTTTGCCACTCTTTTAGCTTTTCACTTTTTAGTGCTGAGAGTGCTACAAAGCCCACATCACCAGCGCTTAGACTTTGGCTTAGAGCCTCACCGATTGAGCCAGCTTTTATGATTTTATCTTTGATATCTTCATATACACCTGCGTTTTTAAAAGCCTGCTCGCTAGCTTTGCCATAAGGTGCTAGCTTCGGATTTGCGATTATTATGCTTTTTATTTTTGGGTTTTTTAGGCATTTTAGATCGCTACAAGTCTCAAAGCCCCTTGTGCTAAACATTGCTATTTTGCCTTTTGCGTAGATTGCACTTGCTTCATCAGCGCTAAAATTATCTTTTATCAAAGCCTCGCTAAAGCCCATATCAGCTGAGAGAAATACATCATAAAGAGCCCCATTTTTTATCTGGCTAACAAGCTTGCCAGATGAGCCAAAAGTTATGCTTATTTCATCGTTTGGATGAGTTTTTATGAACTCATCTTTTATCTCATTTAGCACAAAGCTTAGATTAGCAGCAGCAGCTACTTTTAGCTGGGCAGCAAAGCAAATAGCAGCAAAAAGAGTAAAAAGCAAGATTTTTTTCATTTTTTATCCTTAAAAATTTTCTAGCATTGTAAAAAAAATTTTTATTCTTGTCAAAAAAATTATTTTTTTATATTTATATTCCTATTATTATATCTTTTGGGTCTATTATTACGCCTATTTCATCATTTACCGCTAGGCGCAGATCCATTGTTACATCATTTGGTATGATGGCAGTTAAATTTTGTTTATCACTTGTAAGTGCGGTTATTTGGCAGTTTTGCGAACCTATGATTGCTGAGGTGATTTTTGCTTTTATGAGATTTGGCAATATAAGTTTTGAAAAATCTTGTTTTTTTATCATTAGGCTTGGAGCTTTAAAGATGAATATTACTTCATCACCTACCTTTAGCCCAAGTTCTTTTTGGCTAGATTTTGTGATTTTTGCTTTTAGAATTTCGTTTGTGCTTAAAGTGGCTATTATATCAGTATTTACAATACTTTCATTAATTTCTAGTATTTTTACTTTTAGCTGATTTTTCGCACTTAGTTTTAAAGGAATTCTAGATATATATTCTAAATTTATATTTTTTTCTAGCATTTTTTGGACTAAAAAATTTTGAGCCTTTTTTATCTGTTCGCATTTATTAATTAGCTCTAAGGCTTTTTCATTTAGAGTACAACCTTGATTTTTTTTGCTAGTAAAAAGTTCGCTATTTTTGTTTATTTTATTTAGAGCATCCCATGCTGTTTTATATGATATTTTCATATTTTTAGCTGTTTTTATGATGCTGCCACACTCTTTTAGAGCTTTTAGTAGTTCTATATCATCATTACTAAGGCTAACGCCGTTTTCTAGAGTTATTTTTAGCTGGCTTTGCAATATCATTTTTGCCCTTTATATAAAATTTTAATTTATTATAGCAAAAATTTTATTATATTTTAAAGATGATTTTTATAGAATTGCAAGTTTTTACATTTTTAAGGAATTTAAGATGAAGGCATTTATGCTCTCTTTGCTGCTGTTTTTATCGGCTTTTTGTGCTGAGGTAGAAAATACTTCAAATAATGATTTTAGCGATTTTAGCACCGAGTTTAATAAGGCTGAGGTTTTTGATCCATTAAGTGGCTATAACCGTTTTATGACCGGCTTTAATAATTCTTTGTATTATGCTTTTTTTAGACCAGTTTTTAAAGGCTATAACGCAGTAGTGCCAGAACCTGCTAAAAAGGGCGTTTCAAACTTTTTTTATAATTTATTTTTCCCTATCCGCTTTGTAGGAAATATCTTACAATTTCGCTTTATGGATGCCACAGATGAGCTTTTTTCTTTTGCTATAAATACGACTTTTGGAGTAGCTGGGCTTTTTGAGGTGGCAAATACTCATTTTAATATACCAAGGCATGATGAAGATATCGCTCAAGCCTTTGGCCATTGGGGCATAGGCTCTGGTTTTCCTATTGTGCTACCTATCATCGGTCAAAGCAACCTTAGAGATAGCGTAGGACTAGTGGCCGAGTTTTTTATAAATCCTATAAGTTATGCTGATGGATGGGCTGGCGGACATGCGTGGAAAAACAGCTTCATAGGCCCTGGCATGGGTGCTGGCTACATACTAAACGAAGGTGGCACAAACCCTGATGAGTATAGAATTCTAACAAAAGATGCTATTGATCTTTATCCATTTTTGCGTGATACTTACGAACAAAGACGCAATGCTCAAATAAAAGAATAGCCCAAGGGATATAATAATGAAAAAAATATTTTTAAAACTACTTTTTGCCTTAGGAATTCTAGAATTCCTAGTGATTTTGCCACTATCTGCGCTTGAACTTGGTACTATAAAACCTAAGCTAAATGTTGACTTGAGAAAGGCCGTGGAGATTTTAGCTACGCAAAAAAGCTTAAAAGAAAAGGAAAGCGAGCTTTTTGCTATTTTTGATGAGTATTTTGACTATGCGCTTATGGCTAGATTAGCACTTGGAGAGGCTTATAAGGGCTTGAATGATGAGCAAAAAAAGCGTTTTGAGAGTGCTTTTGTAGCAAGGCTTAAGTTTTCTTTTAGCGAAAAGCTAGGACTTTATACAAATCAAAGCATAGAAATCACAGGTGATGAGAGCCCAAATCCTAAAAGATACTTCATCCACGCACAAATAAAAGGCGAAAATGAAGTTTATAAAATCATTTTTAAGTTTCACAAAAAAGCTGAAAATGAGTATTTACTCTATGATATAGATATTGTGGGCGTTAGCATCATCCAAACATACAGAGCGCAGTTTGAGGATCTAAAAAACGCTGGTTTTGATGAAATACTAGCTAGGATAAATGCCAAAAACGCCATTGATGAAGCTGGCAAAAAATAATAAATGAACAAAAGCGATAAAATCAAGCAAAAACTAGCTAGAATTCTAGTATCTGCGCCTAAGTTATCTTTGGCTTTGGCTCTTATTTTATGCGCTTTTTTATGTGCCTTTGTGCCAAAACTAGCAATTGATGCTTCCACCCAAACTCTGCTTTTAGAAAATGATAAAGACTTAGAGCTCTGGCGTGATATAACAAAAAGATATAAAATCCCAAACACGCTGGTAATTGCCTACACACCAAACTCTGATTTACTTAGCAAAAGTAGCATTAGCACGCTTGCTGCGCTTAGCAAAGACCTAGCGCAGATTAAGGGTGTAAAGAGCGTATTTAGCATGCTTGATGCGCCACTTTTGCTTAGCTCAGGGCTAAAATTTTCTGATTTATTAGGTACAATCCCTACGCTAAAAGACAGCAACGCTAGCAAAGAAGCGATAAAAGCTGAGTTTTTAAGCTCACCTTTTTATAAAAACTCGCTTGTAAGTAGCGATTTTAAAACCACAGCACTTTTGCTAACCTTAGAGCCAAATCCTGGGTATAACGAGTTTATCTCTAGTATAACTGCGCTAGAAAACACGCTAAAAACCGCTGAAAACAACGCCACAGTAAAAACTCTGCTAAAAGAGCAAAGAGCTGCTTTTAAAGCCTACAGAGATGAGCTAAGAGTAGCAGAACACGAGCAAATCACACAAATTCGCCAAGTAATCGCTAAATATAATCAAAATTCACAATCTAGAATTCCCCACCAAGATGAATTCTCAAATTCACAAAACGGAATTCCGTACCAAGATGAATTCCCAAGCTCACAGCTATTTTTAGGCGGTATAAATATGATAGCTGATGATATGATAGCCTTTGTTAAAAGTGATCTTGCTACTTATGGGCTAGCTACTTTGCTTTTGTGTTCGCTTTGCCTTTTTGTTTATTATTTACAGCTTCGCTATGTTTTTTTAGCTATTTTTATTTGCTTAGTGTGTGTTGGCGCAGCTAGCGGGCTTTTTGGCTTGCTTGGCTTTGAGATTACGGTGATTTCTAGCAACTACATCGCCTTACAGCTTATTATCACGCTCTCGGTTGTGATCCACCTTATAAACTCATATAGGGAATTCTTGCGTAAAAAAAGCTCTTTTAGCCAAAAAGCTATCGTTTATTTAGCCTTAAAAGAGCGTATGAGTCCTTGCTTTTTTGCGATTTTTACTACGATTATTGGCTTTATTTCGCTAGTTTTTAGTGATATTCGTCCTATTATCAGCCTTGGGGTGATGATGAGTGCTTCTATTACGCTTTCGCTTATCTTTAGCTTTTGGCTTTTTGGCTCTATTATGAGTTTACTTAGCAAAAAGAGCGTAAATACAGCCTTTGAGCGGTATTTTTCTCTTACAACATTGTGCGCAAAAATCGCTTTAAATCTTAGAGCTCGCAAGGTGGTTTTTGCTATCAGCGCACTTGGGCTTTGCGTAGGGCTTTGGGGCATAAGCAAGCTTAGCGTAGAAAACAGCTTCATAGGGTATTTTAAAGAAAACACTGATATTTATAAAGGCATGGAGCTAATAGACAATAAGCTTGGTGGCACCGTGCCGCTTGATATAATAATCAGCTTTAAAAAAGATAAAAAAGAGCCTAGGAATTCTAGTTTAGACGATGAGTTTGCTGATGAGTTTGCTAGTAGTGATGCTGCTCAGTATTGGTTTAATGAACGGCGCATGAGCGTGCTAAAAAGTGTTAATGAATATCTAAAAAACAAAGAGTTCATAGGCTCAGTTAGCTCGCTGGCTGATTTGTTAGAGGTTGGCAAAGAGCTAAATGAGGGCAGAGAGCTTGATGCGCTTGCGCTTGCGCTTATTTATTCTAGTCTTAGTGGAGAGCGCAGAGAGCTTATTTTGACGCCTTTTGTAAGTATTGAAAATGACGAGCTGCATTTTAGCGTGCGAACCCTTGATAGCGACCCGCGCCTAAAAAGAGCAGAGTTTTTAAGTACTTTACAAAATGAACTAAATGAGCTTGTAGGTGAGAACGCCCAGGTAAAAATCTCAGGGGCAATGAAGCTTTATACAAATATGCTAGACTCACTTTTTAGCTCTCAAATAAATAGCCTTGGCTTTGTTTTGTTAGCATTTTTTGCGACATTTTGGCTGATTTTTGCCTCGCTTAGACTAGCGATAATTGCGATTTGTATAAATATCTTGCCACTTATTTGCGTGCTTGGAGCTATGGGCTTAGCTGGGCTTAGCCTAGATATCATGAGCATAACCATAGGCTCAATCAGCCTTGGCATAGGCGTAGATAGCGCAATCCACTATATCTACCGCTACAAGCGAGAACTAGCGCATTTTAAAGATAGCAAAAAAGCAATCATCGCAAGCCACGCTAGCATAGGATATGCGCTGTACTATACTAGCTTTGCTGTATTTATAGGCTTTGGGGTTATGATTAGTAGCAACTTTTGGCCTACTATTTATTTTGGAGCTCTCACAGATTTAGTTATGTTTTTTATGCTAGCATCATCTTTGATTTTGCTGCCTTCACTTTTGCTTAGCCAAAGTGCCGCTCTAGCCAACGAACAAAACAAAGCAAAGACCATAAATGCTGTTTAAAGCGTCCACGCCTAGCCTTGCGCTCTAGCTCACGTACAAAAACTTTGCTAAAAAGCGCAAAGCCTAAAATTTTATTTGCCTTTAAAATCTCGCTACTAGCATCCATTTCTTTTAGCACCCACTCTAAAAACGGCGTGCTAAGCCCTTTTTTCTTTCTATAAATTATCTCATCGCTTAAAAGCCCTTGTTCTTTTGCTATGCTTTTTAAAAGCTCTTTTGGCTTATAATTAGGGCTTGGATTTTCAAGGCTTAAAGCAAGTTTTGCTAGCGCAAAAAAGGGCGTTTTAATCTCCACTAAATCGCTCATAGCACCAAGCTTTCTAGCTACTATGCCCTCGCTTGCAATGCGAAAATCCGTGTATCGCATTTGGCGTAGTTCTTTGTAATTATTTTGATATGCTAAAATCGGCTCATCAATGCTAAAATCCTTACAATCAGCAAAAAGCAGTTCTTTTTGATAGCGAGTAAAAACCTCACAAAATCCGCCATAAATAGGCAAACCTAAAGCCTTTCTGCGCAGGTACTCGCTGTCTTTTGAGATAAGTGGGTAGCGAGCTTGGGGCAGGTCGTAGCGGTAAAACTCAAGCACTCTAAAATAAAGATCATAGCCCAAAAAGCACTCATCTGCCCCCTCAGCTGAAAATGCTACGCTGTGTCCGTGGCTAGCGATTTTTTCGCACAAAAAGCGCAAGGCAATACTAGCACTATCAGCTAGGGGTTCGGCATTAAAATCACTAGCATAAAAAGTATCCAAAAAGTCCTTTTTAGCTAAATTCACACTATGAAGCTTGCAGCCTATAAAATCAGCCGCAGTCCTAGCAAACTCACTCTCATCATAGTGCGGAGCGTCTAAAAAAGCTAGGTTAAAAGCCTGAACTTTTTGCTTGCTTTGCCTAGCAAAAAGTGCTGTTAGCAAGGATGAATCAAGCCCGCCAGAGAGCAAGGCGCAAGGATTTTGGCTGTGATAAAGGCTGATTTGTTTTTCTAGGGTAGTAAGAATTCTAGATTTTAGGAATTCTAGATTTTTCTCATCACAATCTAGAATTCCCACGCCTTTTAAGCTATCAAAAACGCCTTTTTTTAGCTTGCCGTTTTTGTAGCGCAAATACTCCCCAGCCCTAAGTTCAAAAACTGATTTAAAAAAGCTTTTTTTTGCAGACATAAAGCTTAAATACTCACTCAAAGCGCTTAAATCAAGCTCTTTTTTAATGCCTTTTAAAAGCTCGTTTTTGCTCTTAGAAATCTTAAAATCTTTACCATCAAAAAAATAATAAATACCTTTATGGCAAAAAAGCGCTCTTGCAGCGAAATACTCGCCAGTTTTTGCATTATGAGCTATGAAGGTTTTTTGTAGATTTGCTAGATTTTTTGCTATGCTTTTTTCACTCAAGAATTCTAGATTTTCTAGGAATTCTAGAATTTCTACGCTAGGGAATTTTGGAATTCCGCTAGGGAATTCTAGATTAGTTATGATTTGCCAAGGCATTAGTGCTGCATTTTATGCATAGTGCTTGCTAGGTCTTTTACAGGCACTTTGATGCTTTTTTTATCACCATCGCTAAAGCTTAGCTCCAAGCTTATTTCATCGCCTGCTTTTAGCTCTTTTTTTAGCCCAATTAGCATTACATGATCGCCACCACTTTTTAGCTCCAAGCTTGATTTTGCAGGCACTACAAGCTTTTCTATTTTCATCATTTTCAACATTTGATTTTCTTTTATGTGAGTGTGAAGCTCATTTTTTTCGGCTATATCGCTATTTGCGCTAGTTATTGCGATATCTTTGTCGCTATTATTTTTTATCACAAAAAAAGCAGCCGAGTTAGGCACATTTGGTATGCTTGCCCTTGCGTAAGCTCCATCTATTTCAACATCTGCGCCAAAGACAGCAGCAATGCTAGCTATACTTAAAACAAACTTTTTCATCTTTTCTCCTTGATTTTTTTAAAAAAAGTTTGAAATTCTAGCTAAAAACTTATAAAAAAGTAGTAAATTTTTTGAAAAACTTAGCTATAATTGCGCCTTAAAAATTCAAAAAAATAGGTAAAAACAATGAAAAAACTACTTCTTGCGTTAGTATTTTTATCTAGCGTTTTGGGCGCAAAGAGCTTGGAACAAATTTATCTTGATAATGGCTTAGAAGCTGTGCGTGATGCTATAGAAAATAACTTGCAAAGCAAAAAGCACTGGCAAGAAATACTAAAAGGCAAAGAGCTAAAATACGGCTACTATCCAGCACCTACTTTTATCACAGTAGTGGATAAAACTAGCAAAAAGCTAGAACTACTACACTACGAAAACGACAAGTTAGAAAGTCGCTTTTCTAAAAAAAACATAATCACAGGTCTAATGGGTGATAAGCTAAAAGAAGGCGATCTAAAAACCCCAGTTGGTGCTTATCACATCACAAGACACTTTAAGCCAAGCGATCAGTATTATGGTCCAGCTGCTTTTTCTCTAAGCTATCCTGATTTATACGATAGCCTTAGAAAGCGTGATGGCGGCGGCATTTGGATACATGGACTTCCTTTTGATGGAGATCGCATAGATGCTGAAAAAACTCGTGGTTGCGTGGCATTTGACAATGACGAGCTGGTAAAATACGAGAATATCGTAGGCGATAAAGGCGGCGTGGTGCTAATCAATGAAGAAGGCATAAAAGAAGCTACAAACGAGCAGATTGCAGCTATTTTTGCCGAGCTTTTTGCGTGGAAGCATGCGTGGAGTGTAAGTGATATAAAAAAATACCTAGCTTTTTATGATAAGGACTTTATTCGCTTTGATGGGCAAAGATACAAAGCCTTTGCCGAGATGAAAACTAGCATTTTTAACAAAAAAGAAAGCAAATTTATAAACTTTTCTAAGTTTCGCATTATCCCTTATCCATCAGTAGAAAAAGGCTCATTTTTCAAAGTGATTTTTCATGAAAAATACCTTACTAGCTCTTATAAGTTTGAGGGCGAAAAAACCCTATTTGTCCGCCTTGATGGCGATAAAATGAAAATCTTAGTAGAGCAATAAATGGCACAAATAAAGCTTAGCAAAAGCGCGTATTTTCATAATTTAGAGCAAATCTGTGCTAAGGTTGGCGATAAAGCCCGTGTCTTTGCCGTGCTAAAAGACAATGCTTATGGCCACGGACTAACTCAAATCGCTGCTCTTGCTAGTGAGTTTGGGCTAAAAACTGCTGTGGTGCGAGATGAGAGCGAGGCTAGAAGCATTGAGAGCTTTTTTGAGCGTATTATTATCCTCTCTCACAGGGCAAATGGAGCTGAGAGCACAAATGCTAAGTTTATTTATGCTATAAATGATTTTAGCAATTTAGAGCATATAAAAAGTGGCTCAAAAGTCCAGATTACTCTTGATACTCTCATGCATCGCCACGGACTAAAAAAGCACGAGCTAAAAGAGGCTTTTGGGCTCTCTAAAAAGCGTAAAATAAATATTTGCGGTGCTTATACGCATTTTTGTGGGGCTGATGAGCTAAGCGCTAGCTTTGCTATACAAAATGAGATGTTTTTGGAGCTTAAAGCATATTTTAAAGAGCTTTGCGTAGAGTTTGGTGTGAAAAATCCTATCTTTCATCTACACAACTCAGCTGCCGTTGAGCGTGATAAAAACCTAGCAAACCGTGATGAGTGTGTGCGTGTAGGCATTGCGCAGTATGGATATGCTCAGTTTGATGAGAGTTTAGCTCTAAAGCCAGTGCTTAGTCTTTGGGCTAGCAAACTTAGCGAGCGCAGGCTAGAGCGTGGCGAGTGCGTGGGCTATGGTGGGGTATTTTGCGCAAAAGAGCCTATGGATATCGCTACTTACGACCTAGGATATGGCGATGGGCTTTTGCGCTATAATGGCAAGGGCGAGTTTGTCTTTAACGCCAAAGACAAAATGCTAGGACGCATGTCAATGGATAGCTTTTCTAGCGACAGCCTTAGCGATGAGCTTTGTGTAATAAATGATGCAAATATCTGGGCAAAGTACTTTGATACTATAAACTATGATATTTTAGTCAAGCTTAGCCCTAGCTTAGAGCGAGTGGTGGTAGAGTAATGAAAAGCTCAAAAGTAGCAAATCTACCTAGTAAATTTGGGCTTTTTAAAATAAAGGTCTATAAAAGTGGGCAAAAAGAGCATTGCGTCGTGTTTCGCAATGACCTTGATGAGCTTATTAGCAAGGGCGAGGCTATAAATGTGCGAATTCACTCAGAGTGCCTAACTGGCGATGCTTTTGGGTCTATGAAGTGCGATTGTGGCGAGCAGCTAGCAAGTGCTTTGTCTTACATAAACGAACATGGCGGAGCGCTAATCTACCTGCGCCAAGAAGGGCGAAATATAGGTTTACTTAACAAAATAAACGCCTATAATCTCCAAGATAGTGGGCTAAATACCATTGAGGCAAATCACCAACTAGGCTTTGAGGCTGATGAGCGCACATACGAAGCGGCTGAGTTTATACTAGCAGATTTGGGAATTTTAAAGATAAATTTGCTTACAAATAATCCAGCAAAAATCTCAGCTTTAAAATCAGTTCAAATAGAGTCTAGAATTCCTATAAAAATGCCAGAAAATCCGTATGATAAAGAGTATTTGCGTATCAAAAAAGAACAAATGGGGCATTTGCTTTGATGGATTTTGATGAGAGACTTAGGGCTTATGAGGATATTTTTATTAAATTTAATAAAATCCACAGCCTAAGCACCTACAAAAACCTTGATGAGGTGGCAAAAGATAGCCTAGGAATTCTAGAATTCTCTAACTTTTCTAGCGCAAAGGTGGTTATTGATATAGGCTCTGGGGCTGGGTTTCCAGCTGTTTTTTTAGCTATGAAAATGAGTGAGTGTACTTTTCATCTTTTTGAGCCAAATGCTAAAAAATCGAGCTTTTTAAGCTACGCAAAGGCGCATTTAGGACTAGAAAATATCGTAGTTCATAGCAAAAAAATAGAAGATGAAGAGCCTTTTAGAGCCGATATTATCACATCAAGGGCAGCTTTTAAGGTGGCTGATTTACTCTCCCTCTCAAAGGGTTTTTATGATGAAAATACACT
The nucleotide sequence above comes from Campylobacter magnus. Encoded proteins:
- a CDS encoding copper chaperone PCu(A)C yields the protein MKKFVLSIASIAAVFGADVEIDGAYARASIPNVPNSAAFFVIKNNSDKDIAITSANSDIAEKNELHTHIKENQMLKMMKIEKLVVPAKSSLELKSGGDHVMLIGLKKELKAGDEISLELSFSDGDKKSIKVPVKDLASTMHKMQH
- a CDS encoding L,D-transpeptidase family protein, which produces MKKLLLALVFLSSVLGAKSLEQIYLDNGLEAVRDAIENNLQSKKHWQEILKGKELKYGYYPAPTFITVVDKTSKKLELLHYENDKLESRFSKKNIITGLMGDKLKEGDLKTPVGAYHITRHFKPSDQYYGPAAFSLSYPDLYDSLRKRDGGGIWIHGLPFDGDRIDAEKTRGCVAFDNDELVKYENIVGDKGGVVLINEEGIKEATNEQIAAIFAELFAWKHAWSVSDIKKYLAFYDKDFIRFDGQRYKAFAEMKTSIFNKKESKFINFSKFRIIPYPSVEKGSFFKVIFHEKYLTSSYKFEGEKTLFVRLDGDKMKILVEQ
- a CDS encoding alanine racemase, giving the protein MAQIKLSKSAYFHNLEQICAKVGDKARVFAVLKDNAYGHGLTQIAALASEFGLKTAVVRDESEARSIESFFERIIILSHRANGAESTNAKFIYAINDFSNLEHIKSGSKVQITLDTLMHRHGLKKHELKEAFGLSKKRKINICGAYTHFCGADELSASFAIQNEMFLELKAYFKELCVEFGVKNPIFHLHNSAAVERDKNLANRDECVRVGIAQYGYAQFDESLALKPVLSLWASKLSERRLERGECVGYGGVFCAKEPMDIATYDLGYGDGLLRYNGKGEFVFNAKDKMLGRMSMDSFSSDSLSDELCVINDANIWAKYFDTINYDILVKLSPSLERVVVE
- the ribA gene encoding GTP cyclohydrolase II, translating into MKSSKVANLPSKFGLFKIKVYKSGQKEHCVVFRNDLDELISKGEAINVRIHSECLTGDAFGSMKCDCGEQLASALSYINEHGGALIYLRQEGRNIGLLNKINAYNLQDSGLNTIEANHQLGFEADERTYEAAEFILADLGILKINLLTNNPAKISALKSVQIESRIPIKMPENPYDKEYLRIKKEQMGHLL
- the rsmG gene encoding 16S rRNA (guanine(527)-N(7))-methyltransferase RsmG, with protein sequence MDFDERLRAYEDIFIKFNKIHSLSTYKNLDEVAKDSLGILEFSNFSSAKVVIDIGSGAGFPAVFLAMKMSECTFHLFEPNAKKSSFLSYAKAHLGLENIVVHSKKIEDEEPFRADIITSRAAFKVADLLSLSKGFYDENTLFALFKGSSIEAELSGLKAQISIKKAKERNYVFIKGVKC